From a region of the Panicum virgatum strain AP13 chromosome 2K, P.virgatum_v5, whole genome shotgun sequence genome:
- the LOC120668112 gene encoding uncharacterized protein LOC120668112, whose protein sequence is MRANGWSAWCLVPGVRWVSFPQAHGSFRPCRGVVLASRRPELRSGDNGRAPSRHRGSQQRILSLRRLIALPYLSHPLYYSSSHGSEDDPSKIPRIRRRVSNPGPILTSVSGWNSGCKFLVCRERGYDGACKLWIWKNVVMRFVQDMMQLLILTGTKQALITGPKSR, encoded by the exons ATGCGTGCCAATGGATGGAGTGCCTGGTGCCTGGTGCCTGGTGTGAGGTGGGTTTCCTTCCCCCAGGCCCACGGCTCGTTTCGCCCCTGCCGCGGAGTCGTTCTAGCTtcgcgccgccccgagctccggtccGGCGACAACGGCCGTGCCCCTAGCCGCCATCGCGGCAGCCAGCAGCGCATCCTTTCTCTCCGGCGTTTAATCGCCCTTCCCTACCTCTCCCATCCCCTCTATTATTCCTCCAGCCATGGATCCGAGGACGACCCTTCGAAGATTCCCCGTATCCGGCGGCGTGTcag CAATCCCGGCCCGATTTTAACTTCCGTGAGCGGATGGAATTCGGGCTGCAAGTTCCTCGTCTGCCGCGAGCGAGGTTATGATGGG GCTTGCAAGCTCTGGATTTGGAAGAATGTCGTTATGCGATTCGTGCAGGACATG ATGCAGTTGTTGATATTGACTGGGACGAAACAAGCGTTGATAACCGGACCAAAAAGTAGATGA